From a single Nakaseomyces glabratus chromosome F, complete sequence genomic region:
- the ARP3 gene encoding actin-related protein 3 (CAGL0F00517g~Ortholog(s) have ATP binding activity), with the protein MSYLNNPAVVMDNGTGLTKLGFAGNDSPSWVFPTAIATAQASNTKKSTVVNKSSAGGADSSGSGYFGNSTSATSFNSGDMSSLLLSNNLAGKRGTEDLDFYIGNEALAAAQGQSYSLSYPIRHGQVENWDHMERFWENSIFKYLRTEPEDHFFLLTEPPLNPPENREQVAEIFFESFNCAGLYIAVQAVLALAASWTSPKVTDRSLTGTVIDSGDGVTHVIPVAEGYVIGSAIKNIPIAGRDITLFIQQLLRERGEQDTSLKTAERIKQEYCYVCPDIVKEFNKFDRDASKFAQFVVESQEKTRKKIVDVGYERFLAPEIFFNPEIASSDFLTPLPTVVDETIQACPIDVRKGLYNNIVLSGGSTMFKDFGRRLQRDMKSIVNNRIAQSEALSGTKSTGVDVQVISHRKQRNAVWFGGSLLAQTAEFKSYCHTKKDYDEYGPEIVRNFSLFNMV; encoded by the coding sequence ATGTCCTACTTAAACAATCCTGCTGTCGTTATGGACAATGGTACCGGTTTAACCAAACTTGGTTTTGCCGGTAATGACTCTCCATCGTGGGTTTTTCCAACAGCAATTGCTACTGCACAAGCATCCAACACCAAGAAATCTACTGTTGTAAATAAGAGTAGTGCCGGTGGTGCTGATTCTTCAGGTAGTGGGTATTTTGGAAATTCTACCTCTGCTACTTCGTTCAACAGCGGCGATATGTCATCATTGCTGTTGTCCAACAACCTGGCTGGTAAGAGAGGCACTGAAGATTTGGACTTCTACATAGGTAATGAAGCTTTAGCAGCAGCACAAGGTCAGTCATACTCTTTGAGTTATCCAATTAGGCATGGTCAAGTTGAAAATTGGGATCATATGGAAAGATTTTGGGAAAATTccatcttcaaatatttgagAACTGAACCAGAAGAtcatttcttcttattGACAGAACCACCTCTAAATCCACCTGAAAATAGAGAGCAAGTTGCTGAAATTTTCTTCGAATCTTTTAATTGTGCTGGTTTATATATTGCTGTTCAAGCAGTTTTGGCTCTGGCAGCCTCATGGACCTCCCCAAAAGTCACTGACCGTTCTTTGACCGGTACAGTTATTGACTCTGGTGATGGTGTAACGCACGTTATTCCTGTTGCCGAGGGTTATGTTATTGGATCTGCTATTAAGAATATCCCAATCGCTGGTAGAGATATTACTCTATTCATTCAACAACTATTAAGAGAGCGTGGTGAACAAGATACATCACTAAAAACCGCAGAACGTATCAAACAGGAATACTGTTATGTTTGTCCAGACATAGTAAAGGAGttcaacaaatttgatAGAGATGCTTCTAAGTTTGCCCAATTTGTGGTGGAGAGCCAAGAGAAAACTAGGAAGAAGATTGTTGATGTTGGTTACGAAAGATTTTTGGCTCCagaaatatttttcaaCCCTGAAATTGCTTCTTCTGATTTCCTCACCCCATTACCAACTGTTGTTGATGAGACTATTCAAGCTTGTCCAATAGATGTCCGTAAAGGTTTATATAATAACATTGTTCTTTCGGGTGGTTCTACTATGTTCAAAGATTTTGGACGTCGTCTACAAAGGGATATGAAATCAATTGTGAATAATAGAATAGCGCAAAGCGAAGCTCTAAGTGGCACTAAATCTACAGGTGTGGATGTTCAAGTTATTTCACATAGAAAGCAGAGAAATGCTGTGTGGTTTGGTGGTTCCCTTTTGGCTCAAACAGCAGAATTCAAGAGTTATTGCCACACGAAGAAGGACTATGATGAATATGGACCTGAAATTGTTAGAAACTTTAGTTTGTTCAACATGGTATGA
- the CCT5 gene encoding chaperonin-containing T-complex subunit CCT5 (CAGL0F00539g~Ortholog(s) have unfolded protein binding activity, role in protein folding and chaperonin-containing T-complex localization), with amino-acid sequence MAQPQQQMMEMPDLSNAIVAQDEMGRPFIIVKDQSNKKRQHGLEAKKSHILAARSVASIIKTSLGPRGLDKILISPDGEITITNDGATILSQMELDNQIAKLLVQLSKSQDDEIGDGTTGVVVIASALLDQALELIDKGIHPIKIANGFDEAAKLAVSHLESVTEDITAIEFEKDSKLLNDYLFKAAKTSLGSKIVSKVHDKFAQMAVDSILSVMDKERKDVDFDLIKLQTRVGGSLEDSSLIKGVLLDKEFSHPQMPSKVLPREGQKSVKLAILTCPFEPPKPKTKHKLDISSVEEYKKLQTYEQDKFKEMIQYVKDSGADVVICQWGFDDEANHLLLQNELPAVRWVGGQELEHIAISTNGRIVPRFQDLSPDKLGECSSIYELEFGTTKDRMLVIEQPEESKTVTCFIRGSNKMIIDEAQRALHDSLCVVRNLIKDSRIVYGGGAAEVTMSLAVSEEADKQRGIHQYAFKAFANALDTVPMTLAENSGLDPIETLSTLKSKQLKENIPVFGVDCLGKGSNDMKELFVVDPFISKKQQIMLATQLCRMILKIDNVIISGKDEY; translated from the coding sequence ATGGCTCAACCACAACAGCAAATGATGGAGATGCCAGACCTCTCCAATGCAATTGTTGCACAGGATGAAATGGGCAGACCATTTATTATTGTCAAGGATCAATCTAATAAGAAGAGACAGCATGGGTTAGAAGCTAAGAAATCTCACATCTTGGCAGCTAGATCTGTTGCCTCAATTATTAAGACTTCTTTAGGTCCCCGTGGTCTAGATAAAATCCTAATATCCCCAGATGGTGAAATTACAATTACAAATGATGGTGCCACAATTTTATCCCAAATGGAGCTAGATAACCAAATTGCTAAACTTTTAGTTCAATTGTCAAAGTCtcaagatgatgaaattgGTGATGGTACAACTGGTGTTGTCGTCATAGCAAGTGCACTATTAGATCAGGCCTTGGAATTGATAGATAAAGGTATTCACCCAATTAAAATCGCTAACGGTTTTGACGAGGCTGCTAAACTGGCTGTTTCCCATCTTGAATCAGTCACTGAGGATATCACAGCAATTGAGTTCGAAAAGGATTCGAAATTATTGAACGACTACCTGTTCAAAGCGGCTAAGACATCTTTGGGCTCTAAGATTGTCTCAAAGGTTCATGATAAGTTTGCTCAAATGGCCGTTGATTCTATTTTAAGTGTAATGgataaagaaagaaaagatgtTGACTTCGACTTGATCAAACTACAGACTCGTGTTGGTGGTTCTCTAGAAGATTCATCTTTAATTAAGGGTGTTCTTTTAGACAAAGAATTCTCACACCCACAGATGCCTAGTAAGGTCTTGCCTAGAGAAGGCCAAAAGTCTGTAAAATTGGCTATCCTAACCTGTCCGTTTGAACCACCAAAGCCAAAGACAAAGCATAAGCTAGATATCTCCAGTGTCGAAgaatacaaaaaattacaaaCATACGAACAAGACAAATTCAAGGAAATGATACAATATGTTAAAGATTCTGGTGCTGACGTTGTGATATGTCAATGGGgttttgatgatgaagcCAATCATTTACTATTACAAAATGAACTTCCAGCCGTAAGATGGGTTGGCGGACAAGAGCTAGAGCATATTGCGATTTCGACTAACGGTAGAATTGTGCCCAGATTCCAAGATTTGTCTCCAGATAAACTAGGTGAATGTTCTAGCATCTACGAATTAGAATTTGGTACAACTAAGGATCGTATGCTGGTTATTGAACAACCAGAAGAATCTAAAACAGTAACTTGCTTTATCAGGGGttcaaataaaatgataatTGATGAGGCTCAACGTGCCTTGCATGATTCTCTATGTGTTGTTCGTAATCTAATAAAGGACTCTCGTATTGTGTatggtggtggtgctgcAGAAGTAACAATGTCTTTGGCTGTATCTGAAGAGGCAGATAAACAACGTGGTATTCATCAATACGCTTTCAAGGCCTTTGCTAATGCCCTAGATACCGTCCCAATGACATTGGCAGAGAACTCTGGTTTAGATCCAATCGAAACGCTATCTACGCTGAAGAGCAAGCAATTGAAGGAAAACATACCAGTTTTCGGTGTTGACTGTCTAGGCAAAGGTAGTAATGACATGAAGGAATTATTTGTCGTCGATCCTTTCATCAGTAAGAAACAACAGATAATGCTAGCCACTCAGTTATGTAGaatgattttgaagattGATAATGTCATCATCAGTGGCAAAGATGAATATTAA
- the RPA12 gene encoding DNA-directed RNA polymerase I core subunit RPA12 (CAGL0F00561g~Ortholog(s) have RNA polymerase I activity, RNA polymerase II sequence-specific DNA binding transcription factor binding activity) codes for MSAVGSLIFCDDCGNLLDNPEDKINNSNVIECSQCQAEYAKSQFTNLKVVTSTSEDAFPSSLRLKRSVVKTHLKRDELKDDGATIKEKCPKCGHDEMRYQTLQLRSADEGATVFYTCIKCNYKYRTNN; via the coding sequence ATGTCTGCTGTCGGTTCCCTTATATTCTGTGATGATTGTGGTAATCTTCTAGATAACCCAGAGGATAAGATTAACAACAGCAATGTTATCGAATGCTCACAGTGTCAAGCAGAGTACGCAAAGTCCCAGTTTACCAACTTGAAAGTTGTCACATCCACAAGTGAGGATGCATTCCCATCATCATTGAGACTGAAAAGATCGGTAGTGAAGACGCATTTGAAGAGAGATGAACTAAAAGACGATGGTGCTactatcaaagaaaaatgtcCAAAGTGTGGCCACGATGAGATGCGTTACCAAACGTTGCAGTTACGTTCGGCAGATGAAGGTGCTACAGTTTTCTACACCTGTATCAAATGTAACTACAAGTACAGAACCAATAACTGA
- the GRH1 gene encoding Grh1p (CAGL0F00583g~Ortholog(s) have role in ER to Golgi vesicle-mediated transport, protein secretion and COPII vesicle coat, Golgi membrane, cell division site, cell tip, cis-Golgi network, cytosol, nucleus localization): MFKIAKNLVKTFEQTLSLSDQDRLDGFFQSIPPNLLESQIHSNTDMSTLSDVLSGLRVVYVDELQLQLESYFDFIVGIDDDPLPLMNNQHGYLYPDYNEIIRLLNIHAEQASPVKLNVWSAKGGTFRDEYMSLSAIPSDENQMEDINLSNDTPHHQLSSKIFSPLGFKVQWTPLIAATYTYHVLQLNIEGGPAHAAGLIPDEDYIIGSQDGLLATGGETLLQDLIRSRANHDLILYVYNKVVDCVRPVTVNIGPDGRLGCGVGYGFLHRIPTVRKQEDGNTSMHSNKGITNAPTAAIPVPTFDQPMSSETFVPGIAKPPPTSKSSKKHAVNISTMGDYFSEGKDQSPTPKPSTGDKDASIPPPPSKNTEETQ; encoded by the coding sequence ATGTTTAAGATAGCGAAAAACCTTGTGAAGACGTTCGAACAAACTTTATCTCTATCCGATCAGGACAGACTAGATGGGTTTTTCCAGTCAATTCCACCAAATTTGCTGGAATCACAGATACATTCCAACACAGATATGTCTACTCTTTCAGACGTGTTAAGTGGATTACGTGTTGTTTACGTGGATGAGCTACAACTTCAGTTGGAATcatattttgattttattgttgGTATTGACGACGACCCACTTCCATTGATGAACAACCAACACGGCTATTTGTACCCTGATTATAACGAAATTATCCGTTTACTCAATATACACGCTGAACAAGCCTCTCCAGTGAAACTGAATGTGTGGTCAGCTAAAGGTGGCACTTTTAGAGATGAATATATGTCATTGTCAGCTATTCCAAGCGATGAAAACCAGATGGAGGATATAAATTTGAGTAACGATACAcctcatcatcaattgTCTTCTAAAATATTTAGTCCTTTAGGTTTTAAAGTCCAATGGACCCCACTGATAGCCGCTACATATACTTATCATGTTCTACAGTTGAACATCGAAGGTGGCCCAGCACACGCAGCTGGCTTAATTCCCGATGAAGATTATATTATCGGTTCTCAAGATGGTTTGCTAGCAACTGGTGGAGAAACACTGCTTCAAGACTTGATAAGAAGCCGAGCTAATCATGACTTGATCCTTTACGTGTATAACAAAGTCGTGGATTGTGTGAGACCTGTGACTGTGAACATTGGACCAGATGGAAGACTCGGTTGTGGTGTGGGATATGGTTTCCTGCACCGTATCCCTACTGTtagaaaacaagaagatgGAAACACTAGCATGCATAGCAACAAAGGTATCACCAATGCTCCTACTGCTGCTATTCCAGTACCTACATTTGACCAGCCAATGTCCTCGGAAACTTTTGTTCCAGGCATTGCGAAACCCCCACCAACAAGCAAATCATCCAAAAAACATGCAGTTAATATATCCACCATGGGTGACTACTTCAGCGAAGGTAAAGATCAATCTCCAACGCCCAAACCCTCTACTGGCGACAAAGATGCAAGTATACCCCCACCACCAAGTAAAAACACTGAAGAAACTCAATAG
- the GLK1 gene encoding GLK1 (CAGL0F00605g~Aldohexose specific glucokinase): MSFENFHKATSEQLTKAVDELCKEFEVTPKMLDELTAYFIESMEKGLAAEADSENKGLPMIPSFVTGMPNGTENGVLLAADLGGTNFRVCSVTLNGDNTFKMEQMKSKIPDELLDDEGVTSEQLFGYLGRRTVAFVKKYHPEFLNKGDDIPPIRLGFTFSYPVDQTSLNSGTLIRWTKGFKIEDTVGKDVVQLYQQQLDAQGLGMIKIVAMTNDTVGTFLSHCYASGSHSSSGGEISEPVIGCIFGTGTNGCYMEEIENIKKLPEDMRHQLANEGKTHMCVNTEWGSFDNECRYLPTTKYDVDIDQKYSANPGFHLFEKRVSGMYLGEVLRNVLVDLHSRGLMLTQYRDYDQLPHRLKTPFELSSEVLSRIEIDDSTGLRETELSFLQSLRLPTTPSEREAIQKLVRAISRRSAYLASVPIAAILIKTNALNKRYHGEVEVGCDGSVIEYYPGFRSMLRHALSLSPIGADGERKIHIRIAKDGSGVGAALCALVA; this comes from the coding sequence ATGTCTTTCGAGAACTTCCACAAAGCTACCAGCGAGCAATTGACTAAAGCCGTTGATGAACTATGTAAAGAGTTCGAAGTCACTCCAAAGATGTTGGATGAATTAACTGCTTACTTCATTGAATCCATGGAAAAAGGTTTGGCTGCTGAGGCTGACTCTGAGAACAAGGGTTTGCCAATGATCCCATCTTTTGTTACTGGTATGCCAAATGGTACCGAAAATGGTGTTTTGTTGGCTGCTGACTTAGGTGGTACTAACTTCCGTGTCTGTTCCGTTACTTTGAATGGTGATAACACTTTCAAGATGGAACAAATGAAGTCTAAGATTCCAGATGAATTGTTAGACGACGAAGGTGTTACTTCTGAGCAATTGTTCGGCTATCTAGGTCGTAGAACTGTTGCATTTGTAAAGAAGTACCATCCTGAATTCTTGAACAAGGGTGATGATATCCCACCAATTCGTTTGGGTTTCACCTTTTCTTACCCAGTCGATCAGACTTCCTTGAACAGTGGTACTTTGATCAGATGGACCAAGGGTTTCAAGATTGAGGATACTGTCGGTAAGGATGTTGTTCAATTATACCAACAACAATTGGATGCTCAAGGTTTGGGGATGATTAAGATTGTCGCTATGACTAACGACACAGTCGGTACATTCTTATCTCATTGCTATGCTTCTGGTTCCCATTCATCATCTGGTGGTGAAATTTCTGAACCTGTTATCGGCTGTATTTTTGGTACTGGTACCAATGGTTGTTACATGGAAGAAATTGAGAACATAAAGAAACTTCCAGAAGATATGAGACACCAATTGGCCAATGAAGGTAAGACCCATATGTGTGTTAACACTGAATGGGgttcttttgataatgaatGCAGATATCTGCCAACTACCAAGTACGACGTCGACATCGACCAAAAGTACTCCGCTAACCCTGGTTTCCACTTGTTTGAAAAGAGAGTTTCTGGTATGTACTTGGGTGAAGTCTTGAGAAATGTTTTGGTGGACTTACACAGCCGTGGTTTAATGCTAACTCAATACCGCGACTACGACCAATTACCTCATCGTTTAAAGACTCCATTTGAGCTATCTAGTGAAGTCCTATCCCgtattgaaattgatgacTCCACTGGTTTGCGTGAAACTGAATTGTCTTTCTTGCAATCATTGAGACTTCCAACGACGCCATCTGAACGTGAAGCTATTCAAAAGTTGGTTCGTGCCATTTCTCGTAGATCCGCTTATTTGGCCTCTGTTCCAATTGCTGCTATCCTAATCAAGACTAACGCTTTGAACAAGAGATACCATGGTGAAGTTGAAGTTGGTTGTGATGGTTCTGTTATCGAATATTACCCAGGTTTCAGATCAATGTTGAGACATGCCCTATCCTTGTCTCCAATCGGAGCTGATGGTGAGCGTAAGATCCACATTAGAATTGCCAAGGATGGTTCTGGTGTCGGTGCAGCATTGTGTGCATTGGTTGCCTAA
- a CDS encoding uncharacterized protein (CAGL0F00627g~Ortholog(s) have mRNA binding activity, role in cellular copper ion homeostasis, regulation of translation and cytoplasmic stress granule, polysome localization) encodes MSQEENVETVPVTVTGKADSASQAAPESTTDVDIKKSKKADAKEPGVDASKLVPAPIPTSSPWKAVSQTGESVNASEVSLEEEIENTRKQKERKNGGSANTMKPTGSNVKWVPMKASITVSSGNGGSKRSGRRSGNKGKDTKKTGNSNSTSDSQGTNATSSSSQSKKKNTKQAKSNNVKNNNKKKDDENNTSSTDTDKDNTKSSEVKTKSDVKSSSETVNGGSSHAHHHHHGNNHNHNHSHSQHNHQHHHGHKHEQNKQKDVNTKDINEEKETASVQETESKTPTGQRASSGSGQKENYSTENTNEQNVGEPSSKHVRRHSYHHQQGGSYGHTGRQFNNHHSTNYSYNTSNTNFHDKTQRNGYYPRQNQKPYVPHNRNFNNNMHYVPYVQNSYNAQYYNTMHALITAVQNVSKQIEYYFSEENLSRDSFLKSKFSDAGFVPIDLIAKFFRVVNMSFGGDPTIILAALREIAANEDSVVEVVRGKSNAEEHEAKGQDNFYGPEYNINNYFVRAKNWEKWLNETNQDSFAVAIEKTLAGTDLDQFTINSSLLPAQPYMYGRSYRPNGYKRGQSYSRGGKQRYNSNSSPDNHRSQVGDGANEENDDPVNDNSTPVDTKSAEKSENDEQ; translated from the coding sequence ATGTCACAAGAGGAGAACGTTGAGACCGTACCAGTGACTGTCACTGGAAAAGCTGATTCTGCTTCTCAAGCTGCTCCAGAAAGCACTACCGATGTTGATATCAAGAAGAGTAAAAAGGCCGACGCTAAGGAACCAGGTGTGGATGCCAGTAAACTTGTGCCCGCACCAATTCCAACGAGCTCACCATGGAAGGCGGTCTCCCAAACTGGAGAATCTGTTAATGCAAGTGAAGTTTCattggaagaagagattGAGAACACTAGGAAACAGAAAGAGAGGAAAAATGGGGGTTCTGCTAACACAATGAAGCCTACCGGGTCAAATGTTAAATGGGTTCCGATGAAGGCATCAATTACTGTCTCTTCCGGAAACGGCGGATCAAAGAGATCTGGAAGAAGGTCAGGTAACAAAGGAAAAGACACTAAGAAAACAGGTAACAGTAATTCCACAAGTGACTCTCAAGGAACTAATGCTACATCTTCCAGCTCTCagagcaagaagaaaaatacaaaacaGGCTAAAAGTAATAATGTTAAgaataacaataaaaagaaagatgatGAGAATAACACGTCAAGCACTGACACCGATAAGGATAATACCAAAAGCTCTGAAGTGAAGACAAAATCTGATGTAAAATCCTCTTCTGAAACTGTGAACGGTGGAAGTTCGCATGCTCATCACCATCACCATGGTAATAATCATAATCATAACCATAGTCACAGCCAACATAACCATCAGCATCATCATGGTCATAAACATGAGCAAAATAAGCAGAAGGATGTCAACACTAAAGAtattaatgaagaaaaagaaaccGCTTCAGTACAAGAAACTGAATCAAAGACTCCTACTGGGCAAAGAGCTTCCTCAGGATCTGGgcagaaagaaaattataGCACTGAAAATACTAATGAACAAAATGTGGGTGAACCCTCAAGCAAGCATGTGAGAAGACATTCTTATCACCATCAGCAAGGAGGAAGTTACGGGCATACTGGTAGACAATTTAACAACCATCACAGCACCAACTATTCATACAATACCAGCAACACCAACTTCCATGACAAGACTCAGCGTAATGGTTACTATCCAAGACAAAATCAGAAACCGTACGTTCCACACAACCGCAacttcaacaacaatatGCATTATGTTCCATATGTGCAGAATTCATATAATGCTCAGTATTATAATACAATGCATGCCCTAATAACGGCTGTTCAAAATGTATCCAAACAGATTGAATACTACTTCAGTGAGGAAAATTTATCCAGGGATTCCTTTTTAAAATCTAAATTCTCAGATGCTGGTTTTGTGCCAATTGATCTTATCGCCAAGTTCTTTAGAGTTGTAAATATGTCTTTTGGTGGGGATCCAACCATCATTTTGGCTGCACTAAGAGAAATTGCTGCGAACGAAGATTCCGTTGTTGAAGTTGTTAGAGGAAAATCAAATGCTGAAGAACACGAAGCAAAGGGTCAAGATAACTTTTACGGTCctgaatataatataaacaatTATTTTGTGCGTGCTAAAAACTGGGAAAAATGGTTGAATGAAACTAACCAGGATAGCTTTGCAGTGGCCATTGAAAAGACATTGGCTGGTACTGATTTGGATCAATTCACAATAAATTCCAGTCTTCTTCCAGCACAACCTTATATGTATGGTCGTAGCTACAGACCAAATGGTTACAAGAGGGGTCAATCTTACAGCCGTGGCGGAAAGCAAAGATATAACTCAAACAGCTCCCCTGATAATCATAGAAGTCAGGTTGGTGATGGTGCAAACgaagaaaatgatgatCCTGTAAATGATAATAGTACTCCAGTTGACACTAAGTCTGCCGAAAAATCTGAAAATGATGAgcaataa
- a CDS encoding serine/threonine-protein kinase (CAGL0F00649g~Has domain(s) with predicted ATP binding, protein kinase activity, protein tyrosine kinase activity and role in protein phosphorylation), protein MSLYSYNSMSSSSFGNDTDDLSFNNPLYSDQTTIFRDGDLFKEQLDLRSPHFGNEIQFEEQEDLNNYRIISKIGEGAFSRVFKAVPLHNNLALPKFVAIKVVPKEDFHDHNLKKTSKLQTLNELNIHLKLTKANVPNVVKLLEFQVSKKYYYFIQEYIEGGEIFNQIVKYTYFSEDLTRHVIRQVATAVKGLHENNIIHRDIKPENLIFEPIIKEQTIHRYQKLRKSDDPKTKLDEGKFIPGIGGGGIGKVRLVDFGLSRLMDPAESGARTPCGTFGYLAPEVLNQYKVDPRTSNTSYSYKVDIWAIGCILYTMLCGFPPFYEDEFSKESLGDKISRGNYKFLAPWWDEISIEAQDLIRNLLQVDPAKRYDIDQLLAHPWLNHYDCETSRPESFYEAELLDKTHLNYVLTSQADRKTNAHQDKDILLFDLDDVSDYSTQSSPFDSSNGLNLHSTQKEQIRNFFNTATGIQQENFKVETEKATCNKSNFFKNHFKLKLSSATIINRRKKMKLQTD, encoded by the coding sequence ATGTCGCTATACTCATATAACTCGAtgtcgtcatcatcattcgGGAATGATACCGACGACTTGTCATTTAACAACCCGCTATACTCCGACCAAACAACCATATTCAGGGATGGAGACTTGTTCAAGGAACAACTTGATCTCCGCAGCCCTCACTTCGGAAACGAAATCCAGTTCGAAGAACAAGAGGACTTGAACAACTACAGGATAATCAGCAAAATAGGTGAAGGCGCCTTCTCCAGAGTCTTCAAGGCCGTCCCATTGCATAACAACTTAGCGCTTCCGAAGTTTGTCGCTATTAAAGTGGTGCCAAAGGAAGACTTCCACGACCacaacttgaagaaaaccAGCAAATTACAAACCTTGAATGAATTGAACATCCATTTGAAATTAACAAAGGCTAATGTGCCCAATGTAGTCAAGTTATTGGAGTTCCAGGTGTCAAAGAAGTACTACTACTTCATTCAAGAGTACATAGAAGGCGGTGAAATCTTCAACCAAATTGTCAAATATACGTACTTTAGTGAAGACCTAACGAGACATGTCATCAGACAAGTTGCCACAGCGGTTAAAGGTCTACACGAAAACAACATTATTCATAGGGATATCAAACCAGAGAACTTGATCTTCGAaccaataataaaagaacaaaCCATCCACAGATACCAAAAACTAAGAAAATCTGACGACCCAAAGACAAAATTGGATGAAGGTAAATTCATACCAGGaattggtggtggtggaaTTGGTAAAGTCAGGTTAGTTGATTTTGGACTATCAAGATTAATGGATCCTGCCGAAAGTGGGGCAAGGACACCATGCGGAACATTTGGATATCTGGCCCCAGAAGTACTAAACCAATATAAGGTTGATCCACGTACATCAAATACTAGTTATTCTTACAAGGTTGACATATGGGCAATTGGTTGCATTTTATACACAATGCTTTGTGGATTCCCCCCATTTTACGAGGATGAATTCAGTAAAGAATCTCTAGGTGACAAGATCTCAAGAGGTAATTACAAATTTCTTGCTCCATGGTGGGATGAAATTAGTATCGAAGCTCAAGATTTGATTAGAAATCTGCTTCAAGTAGACCCTGCTAAAAGATATGACATTGATCAATTGCTTGCTCATCCATGGCTAAATCATTACGACTGTGAAACTTCGCGTCCAGAGTCATTCTATGAAGCAGAGTTACTGGACAAGACTCACCTAAACTATGTCCTTACTTCTCAAGCTGACAGAAAGACAAATGCACACCAAGACAAAGACATCCTACTGTTTGATCTCGATGATGTGAGCGACTATAGCACACAATCATCCCCATTCGATTCCTCTAACGGTTTGAACCTACATTCCACTcaaaaagaacaaatacGGAACTTTTTCAATACAGCCACTGGAATACAGCAGGAAAACTTTAAGGTAGAAACAGAAAAGGCTACATGTAACAAgtcaaatttctttaaaaaCCACTTTAAACTAAAATTAAGCTCAGCTACAATTATCaatagaagaaagaagatgaagctGCAAACCGATTAG